A window from Desulfurispora thermophila DSM 16022 encodes these proteins:
- a CDS encoding CopG family transcriptional regulator has protein sequence MEYQNITLSIPREVLRRAKHMAIERGVSLSGLLTQMLEEMTRREDEYQKSKEYHIAMLSELDLGTHGNTSWTRSDLHVRQ, from the coding sequence ATGGAATATCAAAATATCACTCTTTCTATACCCAGGGAAGTGCTGCGCCGGGCCAAGCATATGGCCATTGAAAGAGGAGTTTCGCTTTCCGGTCTTCTCACACAAATGCTGGAAGAAATGACCCGCCGGGAGGATGAATACCAGAAGTCTAAAGAGTACCATATTGCCATGCTGAGTGAGCTGGACCTGGGTACCCATGGAAACACCAGCTGGACCAGGAGCGACCTGCATGTCCGGCAATAG
- a CDS encoding PIN domain-containing protein, with amino-acid sequence MSGNRLEFVDTNILVYAHDRSAGEKHARARALLEGLWHSGSGCLSVQILQEFYVSVTRKVQKPLASQTAASIIEHMSKWRIHSPCAGDVLEAIKIQQRYGMSFWDAMVIRSAAAMGCEVIWSEDLNPGQVYLNVKVLNPLV; translated from the coding sequence ATGTCCGGCAATAGATTGGAATTTGTTGACACAAATATATTGGTATATGCGCACGATAGATCGGCCGGAGAAAAGCATGCTCGCGCCAGGGCACTCCTGGAAGGGCTCTGGCATTCCGGCAGTGGTTGTTTAAGCGTACAGATACTGCAGGAATTTTATGTATCAGTAACCCGTAAAGTCCAGAAACCGCTTGCTTCCCAAACTGCAGCTTCTATAATTGAACACATGTCAAAATGGCGCATACATTCCCCTTGCGCCGGAGATGTGCTGGAAGCAATCAAAATCCAACAAAGATATGGCATGTCCTTCTGGGATGCCATGGTTATCCGCAGCGCTGCAGCCATGGGTTGTGAAGTAATTTGGTCAGAAGATCTTAACCCGGGACAAGTATATTTAAATGTTAAGGTTCTAAATCCGCTGGTTTGA
- the yhbH gene encoding sporulation protein YhbH, protein MSRFSITRQDWSLHRKGEIDKQRHQEKVREAIKRNLADIVSEESIIMGDGKKIIRIPIRSLDEPHFRFDQGKKKHAGQGSGKSKVGDVLGSDPQQAGPGKGKGAGEQPGIDYYETDITIDELAQLIFEDLGLPNLEQKKKPELASEAAEFKDVRKTGLTGNIDRRRTILEAIKRNALAGKPGVSPITKDDLRFKTWDVTYKYESNAVVLAMMDTSGSMGNYEKYIARSFFFWMVRFLRTKYQNVQIVFLAHHVDAKETTEEEFFTKGASGGTKCSSVYKLALEIIEKRYPPQDYNIYAFHFSDGDNLTSDNEQCVKLIQELLKHCNLVGYGEIEGPYYYTSTLRNHYKKITDPKFTCVAIKDKSGVYPALKKFFSPAPENLRA, encoded by the coding sequence ATGTCCCGGTTCAGCATTACCAGGCAGGATTGGTCTTTGCACCGCAAGGGGGAAATTGACAAACAAAGGCACCAGGAAAAGGTGCGCGAGGCCATCAAGCGCAACCTGGCCGATATTGTCAGCGAGGAAAGTATCATCATGGGGGATGGGAAAAAGATAATTCGCATCCCCATCCGTTCGCTGGATGAGCCCCACTTTCGCTTCGATCAGGGCAAGAAAAAGCATGCCGGGCAGGGCAGTGGCAAAAGCAAAGTGGGTGACGTGCTGGGCAGCGACCCACAGCAGGCCGGGCCGGGCAAAGGCAAAGGGGCCGGTGAACAGCCGGGCATTGACTATTATGAAACCGATATTACCATTGATGAGCTGGCCCAGCTGATTTTCGAGGATCTGGGACTGCCCAACCTGGAGCAGAAGAAAAAACCCGAACTGGCCTCCGAAGCGGCCGAGTTCAAGGATGTGCGCAAGACCGGGCTGACGGGCAACATTGACCGGCGGCGAACCATACTGGAGGCCATCAAGCGCAACGCGCTGGCCGGCAAACCGGGCGTCAGCCCCATCACCAAAGACGACCTGCGCTTTAAAACCTGGGATGTCACCTACAAGTATGAGTCCAACGCCGTGGTGCTGGCCATGATGGATACCTCGGGCTCCATGGGCAACTACGAAAAATATATCGCTCGCAGCTTCTTTTTCTGGATGGTGCGTTTTTTGCGCACCAAGTACCAGAATGTGCAGATAGTGTTCCTGGCCCATCATGTGGATGCTAAAGAAACTACCGAGGAGGAATTTTTTACCAAGGGAGCCAGCGGCGGCACCAAGTGTTCCTCGGTGTACAAACTGGCGCTGGAGATCATTGAAAAGCGCTATCCACCCCAGGATTACAACATTTATGCCTTCCACTTTTCCGATGGCGACAATTTGACCTCGGACAATGAACAGTGTGTAAAATTGATTCAGGAACTGCTCAAGCACTGCAATCTGGTGGGGTACGGGGAAATCGAAGGGCCCTACTATTACACCAGCACCCTGCGCAATCATTACAAGAAAATCACCGACCCCAAGTTTACCTGTGTGGCCATCAAGGATAAAAGCGGAGTATATCCGGCGTTGAAAAAATTTTTCAGTCCGGCGCCGGAGAACCTGCGGGCCTAA